The following proteins are encoded in a genomic region of Arachis stenosperma cultivar V10309 chromosome 4, arast.V10309.gnm1.PFL2, whole genome shotgun sequence:
- the LOC130974429 gene encoding LOW QUALITY PROTEIN: chromatin structure-remodeling complex protein SYD-like (The sequence of the model RefSeq protein was modified relative to this genomic sequence to represent the inferred CDS: inserted 1 base in 1 codon; deleted 1 base in 1 codon) — CKEGKGCVLFRFVFIATKPLFISLCSLKSLAHFFILFGVHFSSSPIRINEMASSQNVELEAAKFLHKLIQDSKDEPAKLATKLYVILQHMKSSGKEHSMPYQVISRAMETVINQHNLDIEALKSSRPPSGAGSSQIGTSQAVGVATDSRAGLPENVMPKLDSFASGRPPVSPSSGAPDHYQGSAAQRSGQSFDHGSPCSLDSRSANSQSHDRRDTTNLDKQVNQKDGKKATSKRKRGDTLSPAEPHVDIPSRLDQRNTANTRKGKMTKAESSDGLPVRSGELANFNRVPSSSQMQRANQEGPTKIGNPVPCAPNSKYPEDTEVSSAHIASGKLQGAHPMVHGGMGVATSAYAMTESVLSSSMRHGGMLGHDSGSSTTSADEHKIGQVFVVYNAGAQDFLLNIYILPRDMARSTISGSSGVPFKEQQLKQLRAQCLVFLAFRNGLAPKXLHLEIALGTAFLEKIYDGNSGKDHTDHKGKSQSSVELGTSSGAMMPFGGLNNMRQPDNNTLQGPFAGKSLEATSFCKGTESAIMTGDKGILSEERKHLLAVKKVELEKQIQERAGAQASSATSFQQQDSSSTKGDVDSGNLQVGLSNRPSSINGFTRFASSDEASEGPSQVSSLQHELPIERRDNVVNQFQNIVNSGGSRNHHSLNHLTYALKEHWKPVPGTGIDPQGASLMKDADLIAKNVFSDIEGNGRLPSPKYTMSGRWIMDQQKKRLLVQQNWVQKQQKTKQIMTTCFLKLKENVSSSEDISAKTKSVIELKKLQLLDLQRRLRSDFLNDFFKPITTEMEQLKSVKKHRHGRRVKQLEKYEHKMREERQKRIRERQKEFFSEIEVHKEKLDEVFKIKRERWKGVNRYVKEYHKRKERIHREKIDRIQREKINLLKINDVEGYLRMVQDAKSDRVKQLLKETEKYLQKLGSKLQEAKTAAGRFEHDIDEARCGSFLDKSESTLENEDEGDQAKHYLESNEKYYMMAHSVKESIAEQPSCLKGGKLREYQMNGLRWLVSLYNNHLNGILADEMGLGKTVQVISLICYLMESKNDRGPFLVVVPSSVLPGWDSEINFWAPDVHKIVYAGPPEERRRLFKDRIVHQKFNVLLTTYEYLMNKHDRPKLSKIHWHYIIIDEGHRIKNASCKLNADLKHYQSSHRLLLTGTPLQNNLEELWALLNFLLPNIFNSSEDFSQWFNKPFESAGDNSPDEALLSEEENLLIINRLHQVLRPFVLRRLKHKVENELPEKIERLVRCEASAYQKLLMKRVEENLGSIGTTKARSVHNSVMELRNICNHPYLSQLHAEEVDNFIPRHYLPPIIRLCGKLEMLDRILPKLKAADHRVLFFSTMTRLLDVMEEYLTLKQHRYLRLDGHTSGGDRGALIDLFNQPGSPYFIFLLSIRAGGVGVNLQAADTVIIFDTDWNPQVDLQAQARAHRIGQKKDVLVLRFETVQTVEEQVRASAEHKLGVANQSITAGFFDNNTSAEDRREYLESLLRECKKEEAAPVLDDDALNDLLARSEAEIDVFEAVDQKRREDEMATWKKLVSGPATDGSEPIPTLPSRLVTDEDLKQFYEAMKIFDVSKDEVASNGIKRKSGTPGGLDTQHYGRGKRAREVRSYEEQWTEEEFDKMCKAESPGSPKVMEEVIESNCKTNASTFAATTSVTETAVVPPVAPATSSLGSLPVHKVKDITPPAKRGRGRPRRITSDKLPVTAVPLATSGTVEVDMQVKEGTLLGQVVLSTPESISHSSEVIGVSGPAQQSATGVSPNLTTPPNSQAEGTTVSVPIQTRGQGRKSQGGGEATRRRGKKQVLVLPPVPGVSIGPDLKMNEQLEHKPLNPSASEAISQGDTVSSSATVQHSSTEPGSVTLSSGGDNKSGVGIALSSQQPLPLSSVTPVPQTVPTYPSVSIQNDGQHQKPQNGSGAPRRRGKKKAMVLPIPDISGSQNLHLTSNLQSSSGNVLHDKATELKSLQDSLVQESHSVVQDHASHSIVDKDLKSTEVSGDIANKALVESTTEDNTKRSPGLEIEKVQNSDMHGSASIHLSNTLVLENSRNKSFCDSTLPVTEVTRDQQLEAKTHHCDEASKPDTFPVHSTKETKGSSNKAVEPMAAQAVPNASDNAYPSTSGSESIQPCPPESMPVKRQGRKTQNRVEPPRRRGRKSSSAAPVVSDSLAKQDPNLNNDFQKSSVESSVGKVATDVAQAQAFQILLPSGGAAHDLNTKEGAAISSLNKQQKVAPGRVDSAPVSSDKITAFGRMQNVNDVARVMKEVFSGTCLPKPKAADSAAGELSKTNTTIDSMNTQLNADKAGYDITNSEAACLTPGIAVNIQEKESEGEFNNQKLEDKASSDIPNTGAVDVSNNMCLRDKTGKEHDKQSEVSDMQILESKENSDMPTTGAVNRNERQLEETSTTLYLEGKAASDKPTTGVVDAFNFQCSENKTDSDMSATEAEFLISDLPVNTHEKQSVKALNIRNLEDKASLDILTTEAACPELDHAVNKYDKEVMEASNIQILEDKVNSDMPTAGVVVTSNDQFLEDKAGMDEPTSGAACLTSDLSINQREQLEEASSIQKPDVESSSDVPATGGVSASNIQCSEDKPYSEISAGEDGCATVDLAVNGKEKQSEEESNIQNLGNKISSDMPTTGALCLTPIIPTDGNVQLSEPPSDQEITALNEPLPSAMEVDTPICDDIKEKQDHIQHCTKTYSNQSEVEALDATPLSSAVRTECLSESCTKSSPLASSGENMSDQPQVIPSCPLTPTVSKELVNSPISKSCEINYRNEVNCSMQDSDLLERESQITVGNNSQNALELAIEQNALSPSETEAPNVALSGKYLDALKHAELHENPLVKSCSQSLSEGKINMGDFICEQHVSAVDKSSNIDPVPEENVISAAAIGDTNVDSSVVCPMNIDTSVSNQVTIVQDNEIVTKSCRQDVDTSSADEVEKIIDQSPDEPVDRSVLQQTSGSKAVANSSVDASQSVLVEEGTISETAILPSSSFSIDDNKVSSKTCAISNSETLEEAMEEGATDRSEFLPPEKGAEESCRNATEVPSTVPVLLQESIDSEGDHRDQGKSQVGGIPENHETGMLAAPKTSEGGNEVETFSDKGPLGSSDAWDESKGLADMENQTEAIQNHAAEIDVPCTSASGDKAEGEPKGLADMENQAEAIQNRSAEMDVPCLSASGVKAEGESKEVADMENRAEAIQNCAAEMDVPCTSAPGDKAEGESKGLADMENLAEAIQDCAAEMHVLCVSSPGDKAEGEYKGLADMENEVETIESCAAEMEVSCSSASGDKAEGENVLVGTKEKILVSEDTEAFAVDETDVSNGGPAVPATASANGAPLPCSSLRVGEPFVAHDTKGTETGVANHDNQAIRQNALKDAEECSSSAAADIIEKSSPQKDVIESSPLLPLETSVDGVPPPCSSVAEGERVESLSDEALVDSAVKLGTKNSEASQDNLVLQENALNEMEKTLPSATEDRVAVCSPEKDNLTACSEAPQESEKCENVQNRSEEEPGQSSVAEETKKD, encoded by the exons TGCAAAGAAGGGAAAGGGTGCGTTTTGTTTCGTTTCGTTTTCATCGCAACGAAACCTCTTTTCATTTCTTTATGTAGCTTAAAGAGCCTCGCTCACTTCTTCATCTTGTTTGGAGTACACTTCTCTTCTTCTCCGATCAG GATAAATGAGATGGCCTCTTCGCAAAATGTTGAATTGGAGGCAGCTAAGTTTCTGCACAAACTCATCCAAGATTCTAAAGATGAGCCAGCTAAGTTGGCTACTAAACTCTACGTG ATACTACAACACATGAAATCAAGTGGGAAGGAGCATTCAATGCCATATCAAGTGATATCCAG GGCAATGGAGACTGTCATCAATCAGCATAATCTTGATATTGAAGCATTGAAGTCTTCACGTCCTCCTTCTGGTGCTGGCAGTTCTCAAATAg GAACTTCACAAGCAGTGGGTGTTGCTACGGATTCAAGAGCAGGGTTGCCTGAAAATGTGATGCCCAAACTGGATTCCTTCGCTTCTGGCCGGCCCCCAGTTTCCCCAAGTAGTGGAGCACCTGATCACTATCAAGGATCTGCGGCTCAGAGGAGTGGTCAGTCTTTTGATCATGGAAGTCCGTGTAGTTTAGATTCTAGGTCTGCTAACTCACAATCACATGATAGACGAGATACTACTAATTTGGACAAACAGGTGAATCAAAAGGATGGTAAAAAAGCTACCTCAAAGAGAAAGAGGGGGGATACATTGTCACCTGCAGAACCACACGTTGACATTCCTTCTCGTCTTGATCAACGAAATACTGCTAATACGAGGAAGGGTAAAATGACCAAGGCTGAATCATCAGATGGTCTTCCAGTTAGAAGTGGAGAGCTGGCTAACTTTAACAGGGTTCCAAGTAGTAGTCAAATGCAAAGGGCCAACCAAGAAGGCCCAACAAAGATTGGCAATCCAGTGCCATGTGCTCCGAATTCTAAATATCCAGAAGATACAGAGGTTTCCTCTGCTCATATTGCTTCTGGTAAACTTCAAG GTGCTCATCCTATGGTTCATGGAGGGATGGGGGTTGCCACTAGTGCATACGCAATGACTGAATCAGTTCTCTCAAGTTCAATGCGGCATGGTGGGATGCTTGGGCATGATAGTGGAAGTTCTACTACTTCTGCTGATGAACATAAAATAGGCCAGGTATTTGTCGTATATAATGCTGGAGCTCAGGATTTCTTACTTA atatatatatattacccAGAGATATGGCAAGATCCACGATTAGTGGATCATCTGGTGTGCCTTTCAAAGAACAACAGTTGAAACAGCTCCGAGCTCAGTGCCTTGTTTTTCTAGCATTTAG AAATGGTTTAGCACCAA CACTACATCTTGAAATTGCTCTTGGAACCGCTTTTCTAGAGAAG ATATATGATGGAAATTCAGGAAAGGATCATACTGACCACAAAGGAAAGTCACAATCTTCTGTTGAATTGGGTACCTCGTCAGGGGCCATGATGCCGTTTGGAGGTCTGAACAATATGAGACAACCTGATAATAATACTCTTCAGGGTCCC TTTGCTGGAAAATCTCTGGAAGCTACGTCATTCTGCAAGGGAACTGAGAGTGCAATAATGACTGGGGACAAAGGTATTCTTTCTGAAGAAAGGAAACATCTCCTAGCTGTCAAAAAAGTAGAGCTTGAAAAGCAAATTCAAGAAAGAGCTGGTGCACAAGCTTCGTCAGCTACTTCTTTTCAGCAGCAAGATTCCTCTAGTACAAAGGGTGATGTTGACAGTGGTAATCTTCAGGTTGGACTGTCCAACCGACCTTCCTCT ATAAATGGCTTTACCAGATTTGCTAGTTCTGATGAGGCTTCAGAAGGACCCTCGCAAGTCTCTTCTCTTCAGCATGAGTTGCCAATAGAAAGAAGAGACAATGTTGTTAATCAGTTTCAAAATATTGTTAACAGTGGTGGTTCTCGAAACCATCATTCTCTAAACCACTTGACGTATGCTTTGAAAGAGCACTGGAAACCTGTTCCAGGGACTGGCATTGATCCCCAGGGAGCAAGCTTGATGAAGGATGCAGATTTAATTGCAAAAAATGTTTTTTCAG ACATAGAAGGGAATGGGAGGTTACCTTCTCCAAAATATACAATGTCAGGAAGATGGATTATGGATCAGCAGAAAAAGAGGCTTCTAGTTCAGCAAAACTGGGTACAAAAACAGCAAAAAACAAAGCAAATAATGACCACCTGTTTCCTCAAGCTAAAG GAAAATGTGAGCTCATCCGAGGATATATCTGCTAAAACAAAAAGCgtcatagagttgaagaaactTCAATTATTAGACCTCCAACGCCGTCTCCGCAG TGATTTTTTGAATGATTTCTTCAAACCAATTACAACTGAGATGGAACAGTTGAAATCGGTTAAGAAACATAGGCATGGTAGAAGGGTTAAGCAACTAGAAAAGTATGAGCATAAAATGAGGGAAGAGCGTCAAAAAAGAATCCGTGAAAGACAGAAGGAGTTTTTCAGTGAGATAGAAGTCCACAA GGAAAAGCTTGATGAAGTGTTCAAAATCAAGAGGGAACGGTGGAAGGGTGTCAATAGATATGTGAAAGAGTACCATAAAAGAAAAGAGCGCATTCATCGTGAAAAGATTGATAGGATCCAGCGGGAGAAGATTAATTTGTTGAAAATAAACGATGTGGAAGGTTATCTTCGGATGGTTCAG GATGCAAAATCTGATCGTGTGAAGCAACTTCTTAAAGAGACTGAGAAGTATCTCCAAAAGCTTGGTTCCaagctacaagaagcaaagacTGCAGCAGGTCGCTTTGAACATGATATTGATGAGGCACGATGTGGCAGCTTTCTTGATAAGAGTGAATCTACTCTTGAAAATGAGGATGAAGGTGATCAGGCCAAG CATTATCTGGAAAGCAATGAGAAATATTATATGATGGCACACAG TGTAAAGGAGAGCATTGCAGAGCAGCCATCTTGTTTGAAGGGCGGAAAATTGAGGGA GTATCAAATGAATGGCCTGAGGTGGCTTGTTTCCTTATATAACAACCACTTGAATGGAATCCTCGCAGATGAAATGGGACTGGGCAAAACTGTTCAg gtTATTTCTCTAATTTGCTACCTGATGGAAAGTAAAAATGATAGGGGGCCATTTCTTGTGGTTGTGCCCTCTTCAGTTCTACCTGGTTGGGATTCAGAAATCAACTTTTGGGCTCCTGATGTACATAAAATTGTCTATGCTGGACCACCTGAGGAGCGACGTCGGTTATTTAA GGACAGGATTGTTCACCAGAAATTCAATGTCCTCCTGACAACATATGAATATCTAATGAACAAGCATGACAGACCAAAGCTTAGCAAAATACACTGGCATTATATAATAATTGATGAGGGCCATCGCATAAAAAATGCTTCTTGCAAGTTGAATGCTGACTTAAAACACTATCAGAGCTCTCATAGATTGTTGTTAACTGGAACTCCATTGCAG AACAATCTTGAGGAACTATGGGCGCTGCTTAACTTCTTGTTACCTAACATATTTAATTCATCTGAGGATTTTTCCCAGTGGTTTAATAAGCCATTTGAGAGTGCTGGAGATAACTCGCCAGATGAA GCCTTACTATCCGAGGAGGAGAACCTCTTGATCATCAATCGTCTGCACCAAGTTCTGAGACCATTTGTACTTCGGAGGCTTAAACACAAG GTTGAAAATGAACTTCCCGAAAAGATTGAAAGACTTGTAAGATGTGAGGCTTCTGCGTATCAAAAACTTTTGATGAAGAGAGTGGAAGAAAATCTTGGCTCTATTGGCACAACAaag GCACGGTCGGTGCACAACTCTGTCATGGAGCTTCGTAATATCTGCAATCATCCATATCTCAGCCAGCTTCATGCAGAGGAG GTGGATAACTTTATACCTAGGCATTATCTACCCCCAATTATTAGACTTTGTGGGAAGCTTGAGATGTTGGACCGTATTTTACCTAAATTGAAGGCAGCAGATCATCGG GTTCTTTTCTTCTCAACAATGACTAGGCTTCTTGATGTTATGGAGGAATACTTAACTCTTAAACAGCATCGGTACCTTCGGCTGGATGGGCATACCTCAGGAGGTGATCGTGGGGCCCTAATAGACCTGTTTAACCAACCTGGTTCtccatattttatatttttgctcag CATTCGTGCTGGTGGCGTTGGAGTGAATCTTCAAGCTGCTGACACAGTGATTATATTTGACACTGACTGGAATCCACAG GTTGACCTGCAAGCACAAGCAAGGGCTCATAGAATTGGTCAGAAGAAGGATGTTTTAGTACTTCGATTTGAAACA GTTCAAACTGTTGAAGAACAAGTCAGAGCTTCTGCTGAGCACAAACTGGGAGTTGCTAATCAGAGCATTACTGCTGGGTTTTTTGACAATAATACAAG TGCTGAGGACCGAAGAGAATACTTGGAATCCCTCTTGCGTGAGTGTAAGAAAGAGGAAGCGGCACCTGTATTGGATGATGATGCTTTAAATGATCTCTTAGCACGCAG TGAAGCAGAAATAGATGTGTTTGAGGCTGTTGACCAAAAAAGGCGCGAAGATGAGATG GCTACATGGAAGAAGTTGGTATCTGGGCCAGCAACTGATGGTTCTGAGCCTATTCCTACCCTTCCTTCACGTCTAGTTACAGATGAAGACTTGAAACAATTCTATGAAGCGATGAAGATATTCGATGTGTCCAAGGATGAAGTAGCATCTAACGGAATCAAGAGGAAGAGTGGAACTCCTGGGGGCCTCGATACTCAACATTACGGAAGGGGAAAACGTGCAAGAGAG GTGCGTTCCTATGAAGAACAATGGACAGAGGAGGAGTTTGATAAGATGTGTAAAGCTGAATCTCCTGGATCACCGAAAGTAATGGAAGAAGTGATAGAGTCAAATTGCAAAACAAATGCTTCTACCTTTGCTGCAACCACTTCTGTCACGGAGACTGCAGTGGTGCCTCCGGTGGCCCCTGCAACATCATCTCTTGGGAGTTTGCCTGTGCATAAAGTCAAAGATATAACACCACCTGCTAAACGTGGACGTGGCAGGCCAAGAAGAATAACCTCAGATAAGTTGCCTGTAACTGCAGTCCCTCTGGCTACTTCCGGAACTGTTGAAGTGGACATGCAGGTAAAGGAAGGAACTTTGCTTGGTCAAGTAGTATTGTCAACTCCCGAATCTATTTCTCATTCTTCTGAAGTTATTGGTGTGAGTGGACCTGCGCAGCAGTCTGCTACTGGTGTTTCTCCTAATCTGACAACTCCACCCAACTCTCAAGCAGAGGGTACTACTGTTTCTGTGCCAATACAAACAAGAGGACAAGGCCGGAAATCTCAAGGTGGAGGGGAGGCAACTAGACGTAGAGGGAAGAAGCAGGTTCTAGTGTTGCCTCCTGTACCTGGGGTTTCTATTGGTCCTGATTTAAAGATGAATGAGCAGTTGGAACACAAACCCCTGAATCCATCTGCTAGTGAAGCTATCTCCCAAGGTGATACTGTTTCCTCCAGTGCTACGGTACAACATTCAAGTACAGAACCGGGTTCTGTGACTTTAAGCAGTGGAGGTGATAATAAATCTGGTGTTGGGATTGCTCTGAGTTCTCAGCAGCCCCTTCCTTTGTCCTCTGTTACTCCTGTGCCTCAAACTGTTCCTACTTATCCTTCTGTATCTATACAAAATGATGGGCAACATCAGAAGCCTCAAAATGGATCAGGAGCTCCCCGACGCAGGGGAAAGAAAAAAGCAATGGTATTGCCTATTCCAGATATTTCAGGTAGTCAGAATTTGCACCTTACTTCCAATTTACAAAGCTCATCAGGCAATGTATTACATGATAAAGCCACGGAGTTGAAAAGCTTGCAAGATAGCCTTGTTCAGGAATCACACAGTGTTGTCCAAGATCATGCATCACATAGTATTGTTGATAAGGATTTAAAATCAACTGAAGTATCTGGTGATATAGCCAATAAGGCATTGGTTGAATCAACAACTGAAGATAATACCAAAAGATCTCCTG GGTTGGAAATAGAGAAGGTTCAGAATTCTGATATGCATGGTTCTGCTTCCATCCATTTATCCAATACCCTTGTTCTGGAGAATTCAAGGAACAAAAGTTTCTGTGACTCAACCTTGCCTGTTACAGAGGTTACAAGGGACCAACAATTGGAGGCGAAAACTCATCACTGTGATGAAGCTTCAAAACCTGATACTTTTCCAGTCCATTctacaaaagaaacaaaaggaAGTTCTAACAAGGCTGTAGAACCTATGGCTGCACAAGCAGTTCCCAATGCATCAGACAATGCTTATCCTTCCACATCAGGCTCTGAATCCATTCAGCCATGCCCACCTGAATCCATGCCAGTTAAAAGGCAAGGCCGTAAAACTCAAAATAGAGTGGAGCCACCCCGGCGTAGGGGGAGAAAATCATCTTCGGCAGCTCCTGTTGTTTCTGATTCCCTTGCTAAGCAGGATCCTAATTTAAATAATGATTTTCAGAAGTCATCAGTAGAGTCATCGGTGGGTAAAGTCGCTACAGATGTTGCTCAAGCTCAAGCATTTCAGATCCTTTTGCCCAGTGGAGGCGCTGCTCATGATTTAAACACGAAAGAGGGAGCTGCCATTTCTTCTCTAAACAAGCAGCAAAAAGTTGCACCAGGAAGGGTTGATAGTGCACCAGTATCCTCAGATAAGATTACTGCTTTTGGCCGAATGCAAAATGTCAATGATGTGGCTAGGGTTATGAAAGAAGTTTTCTCTGGAACCTGCTTGCCAAAGCCTAAAGCAGCAGATTCTGCTGCCGGCGAACTCTCAAAAACTAATACTACAATTGATTCCATGAATACCCAGTTGAATGCTGATAAAGCAGGTTATGATATAACAAATTCGGAAGCAGCATGTCTAACTCCAGGCATTGCTGTGAACatacaagaaaaagaatcagaGGGGGAATTCAATAATCAGAAATTGGAGGACAAAGCAAGTTCAGATATACCAAATACTGGAGCAGTGGATGTCTCCAATAACATGTGTTTGCGGGATAAAACAGGTAAGGAGCATGACAAGCAATCTGAAGTATCTGACATGCAGATTCTTGAGAGCAAAGAAAATTCCGATATGCCAACTACTGGAGCAGTGAACAGAAATGAAAGACAATTAGAGGAAACATCCACTACTCTGTATCTTGAAGGTAAAGCAGCGTCAGACAAGCCAACTACAGGAGTAGTGGATGCCTTCAATTTTCAGTGTTCAGAGAATAAAACTGATTCTGATATGTCTGCTACTGAAGCAGAATTTTTAATTTCAGACCTTCCGGTGAATACGCATGAAAAGCAATCTGTGAAAGCATTGAATATTCGGAATCTGGAGGATAAAGCAAGTTTGGATATACTAACTACTGAAGCAGCCTGCCCAGAATTGGACCATGCGGTTAACAAATATGACAAGGAAGTAATGGAGGCATCGAATATTCAGATTTTGGAGGATAAAGTGAATTCCGATATGCCAACTGCCGGAGTAGTGGTTACATCGAACGACCAGTTTTTGGAGGATAAAGCTGGAATGGATGAACCTACTTCTGGAGCAGCTTGTCTAACTTCAGATCTTTCAATTAATCAGCgtgaacaattggaggaagcttccAGCATTCAGAAGCCGGATGTTGAATCAAGTTCAGATGTGCCAGCTACTGGGGGAGTGAGTGCCTCCAATATCCAATGTTCAGAGGATAAACCATATTCTGAGATATCAGCTGGTGAAGATGGATGTGCGACTGTGGACCTTGCAGTGAACGGGAAAGAAAAACAATCAGAGGAGGAATCCAATATTCAGAATTTGGGGAATAAAATAAGTTCGGATATGCCAACCACTGGAGCATTGTGCTTGACTCCAATCATTCCTACAGATGGGAATGTGCAGCTATCTGAGCCTCCATCTGATCAAGAAATAACTGCTTTGAATGAGCCCCTACCTAGTGCTATGGAGGTTGACACCCCCATTTGTGATGATATCAAAGAAAAGCAAGACCATATTCAACATTGTACTAAAACTTATTCTAATCAGAGTGAAGTGGAGGCTCTTGATGCAACTCCACTTAGTTCTGCAGTAAGGACTGAGTGTCTGTCTGAATCATGTACAAAGTCTTCACCTCTTGCTTCTTCTGGTGAAAATATGTCTGATCAACCACAAGTGATCCCATCCTGCCCTCTGACTCCCACCGTTTCTAAGGAATTGGTAAATTCTCCTATTTCTAAATCTTGTGAAATCAATTACAGAAATGAAGTCAATTGTTCAATGCAAGATTCTGATTTGCTGGAGCGAGAGTCTCAGATAACAGTTGGAAATAATTCTCAAAATGCATTAGAACTTGCTATAGAACAAAATGCTTTATCACCTTCGGAAACGGAGGCCCCCaatgttgcattaagtgggaaGTATTTAGATGCTTTAAAACATGCTGAGTTGCATGAGAATCCATTAGTTAAGAGCTGTTCACAATCCCTCTCTGAGGGGAAAATAAACATGGGGGATTTCATATGTGAACAACATGTGTCTGCTGTTGATAAATCTTCGAATATTGACCCAGTTCCCGAGGAAAATGTGATATCCGCAGCAGCTATTGGCGATACCAATGTTGATTCTTCTGTGGTTTGCCCAATGAACATTGACACATCTGTGAGTAACCAAGTTACAATTGTGCAGGACAATGAGATTGTGACAAAGAGTTGCCGACAGGATGTAGATACGTCCTCAGCAGATGAGGTGGAAAAAATCATAGATCAATCTCCTGATGAACCTGTTGATAGGTCAGTCTTACAACAAACATCAGGGTCAAAAGCTGTGGCCAATTCTTCAGTGGATGCTTCTCAGTCTGTCCTTGTGGAAGAGGGAACCATATCTGAAACTGCAATTTTACCCTCATCGTCCTTTAGCATAGATGATAACAAGGTCTCATCCAAAACCTGTGCAATTAGTAACTCTGAAACTCTGGAAGAGGCAATGGAGGAGGGTGCGACTGACCGCTCTGAATTCCTGCCCCCAGAGAAAGGTGCAGAGGAGAGCTGTAGGAATGCCACTGAG GTTCCCTCTACAGTTCCAGTGCTGCTTCAGGAATCGATTGATTCTGAAGGTGACCACCGTGATCAAGGCAAGTCACAG GTTGGTGGGATACCTGAAAATCATGAAACTGGAATGCTTGCTGCTCCTAAAACATCTGAGGGGGGGAATGAGGTTGAGACCTTTTCTGATAAAGGTCCACTAGGATCATCTGATGCTTGGGATGAATCAAAAGGATTAGCTGATATGGAGAATCAGACAGAAGCCATTCAGAACCATGCTGCTGAAATTGATGTCCCATGTACATCTGCATCAGGGGACAAGGCCGAGGGTGAACCTAAAGGATTAGCTGATATGGAGAATCAGGCAGAAGCCATTCAGAACCGTTCTGCTGAGATGGATGTCCCGTGTTTGTCTGCATCTGGGGTTAAGGCCGAGGGTGAATCTAAAGAAGTAGCTGATATGGAGAATCGGGCGGAAGCCATTCAAAACTGTGCTGCTGAGATGGATGTCCCATGTACATCTGCACCAGGGGACAAGGCCGAGGGTGAATCTAAAGGATTAGCCGATATGGAGAATCTGGCAGAAGCCATTCAAGATTGTGCTGCTGAGATGCATGTCCTGTGTGTGTCTTCACCAGGGGACAAGGCCGAGGGTGAATATAAAGGATTAGCTGATATGGAGAATGAGGTAGAAACCATTGAGAGCTGTGCTGCTGAGATGGAAGTGTCATGTTCCTCTGCATCAGGGGACAAGGCAGAGGGTGAGAATGTTTTAGTTGGCACCAAGGAAAAAATTCTGGTGTCAGAAGACACTGAAGCTTTTGCAGTTGATGAAACAGATGTTTCTAATGGCGGTCCAGCTGTGCCCGCAACAGCATCAGCCAATGGGGCTCCACTTCCATGTTCTTCGCTGAGAGTGGGTGAACCTTTCGTGGCGCATGATACTAAAGGAACTGAAACTGGTGTCGCCAACCATGATAATCAAGCCATACGGCAAAATGCTCTGAAAGATGCAGAAGAGTGCTCTTCTTCTGCAGCCGCTGACATAATTGAAAAGAGCTCACCTCAGAAGGATGTCATTGAATCTTCTCCGTTGCTGCCGCTGGAAACATCTGTTGATGGGGTTCCACCTCCATGCTCTTCAGTTGCTGAGGGCGAACGTGTAGAGAGTTTGTCTGATGAGGCTTTGGTTGATTCTGCTGTGAAGCTTGGTACTAAAAATTCTGAAGCTTCCCAGGATAATCTAGTTTTGCAAGAAAATGCATTGAACGAAATGGAAAAAACCCTTCCTTCAGCAACTGAGGATAGAGTTGCAGTGTGCTCACCTGAGAAGGATAATTTAACTGCTTGCTCAGAAGCACCCCAGGAATCCGAAAAGTGTGAAAATGTGCAGAACCGGTCTGAGGAAGAACCTGGCCAGAGTTCAGTGGCTGAAGAAACCAAAAAAGACTGA